GTTTTCGCGCCGCCGAAATAAAGCGCGCCCGCTTCCGGGGATGAAAGGCCGGTCACGCAGTTGAAAAAAGTCGTTTTGCCCGCGCCGTTCGGGCCGATCAGGCTGAGGATCTTGCCGCGGGGAATCTCGAAGCTCACGCCGTCGACCGCGGTGACGCCGCCGAAGCGCTTGGTCACGTTTTCGGCGCGCAGCAGCACCGGATCGAGGACCGTATCTTTTTTCGTTTCCTTTTTGGGAGCTTTTCCGTTGGACGTCTTCACGCCGGCGCCTTTTCTTTTTTCCTGCGGAACTCTTCGACATGGCGCGACTCGCCCAGAAGGCCCTGCGGCCGGAACAGCATGATGAGGATCATGGCGACACCAAACAGCAGCATGCGGTAGATCTCGAAGCCGCGCAGAAGCTCGGGCAGGATGCTCAGCATGAACGCGCCGATGAGCACGCCTTCGATGTTGCCCAGGCCTCCGAGCACGACCATGGCCAGCACCATGACCGAAAGAATGAAATCGAAGCTGTCGGGCGACACGGTGCCCTGCTTCGACGCGAAGATGCAGCCCGCGATGCCGGCGATGAAGCCGCCGATGCCGAAGGACGAAAGCTTCGCCCACATGGGATTGATACCCATGCAGGACGCGGCGAGCTCGTCCTCGCGCAGCGCGACCCACGAACGGCCGAGCCGCGAAGACTCGAGCCGGCGCAGCATGAAAACCAGGATGCCGACGATCGCGAAGACCAGGTAATAATAAGGAAGCGGCTTCACGCCGAAATTCATTTTAGGGAACCAGAGCGTGGGATGCTGGATGCCGAGAAGGCCGTTGGGGCCGCCCGTGACTTCGTCCACGTTGTTGAGGGCGATCCGCACGATTTCGCCGGCGCCGAGCGTGACGATCGCGAGATAATCGCCGCCGAGGCGCAGCGCGGGCCACGCGAGCAGCATGCCGAAAAGAGCGCCGGCCGCGCCGCTCACCCAGATGCCGGCCCAGAACGGCATGTGGAAGTGGATGTTGACGAGCGCATAGGTATAGGCGCCCACGGCGTAGAACGCGGCATAGCCGAGATTGAGAATGCCCGCGTACCCCACGATCACGTTGAGGCCGAGCGCCAGGATCATGAAAATTCCGGCCGTCACCATGACGTCGCGGTGGTAGTTATTGCCGTTGACGAGCGGGAAAATAAAAAGCAGGCCGAGCACGAACCACACCCAGGCGCGCGAGGAAATGGAAATGGGCTTCATACTTTTTTCACCACGCGGGCGCCGAGCAGGCCGGAAGGCCGGAACAGCAGGATAAGGATCAGGATGAAGAACGCGAAAACGTTTTTCCATTCGGACGAGAGATAGCCCGCGCCGAGGCCTTCCAGCACGCCGATGAGAACGCCGCCGATCATGGCGCCCGGGATGTTGCCGATACCGCCGAGCACCGCGGCCGTGAATGCTTTCAGGCCCGCGAGGTAGCCGTCATGGAAATTGATGGTGCTGTAATAAAGGCCGAACAGCACGCCGCCCGCGCCGGCCAGCGCCGAGCCCACGCAAAAGGCCATGGCGATCACGCGGTCCACGTTGATGCCCATGAGACTCGCGGCCTTGATGTCGTCGGCCAGCGCGCGCATGGCCTTGCCGGTGGTCGTGTACTGGATGAAAAAGTGCAGCGCGGCCATGAGCGAAATCGAGATGACGGCGATCAGGACCTGCAGATTGGTGATGGTGACGTTCGCGAGATCGAACTTATGGATGGGAATGACCGAGGGGAAACTTTTATCCGCGGGGCCGAAGAGCAGCATGACCGCGTTCTGCAGCACGAAGGAAACGCCGATGGCCGTAATGAGCGGCGCAAGGCGCGGCGCGTGGCGAAGCGGCTTGTACGTGCTCTTTTCCACGATCCAGCCCAAGAGCGCGGTGCCCGCCATGACGAACAGCATCATGGTGGGAAGAAAAAAAACGAGGTTGCCCGAACCGGTGCCGGCTCTCTGGAAAATCAGGCAGATGAAGAGGCCGATGTAGGCGCCCACCATGAAAATTTCGCCGTGGGCGAAATTGATGAGCTGGACGATGCCGTACACCATGGTGTAACCGAGAGCGATGAGGGCGTAAATCATGCCGATGGTCAGGCCGTTGACCACCTGCTGCAGGAAAACGTCGGCTGC
The sequence above is a segment of the Verrucomicrobiia bacterium genome. Coding sequences within it:
- a CDS encoding ATP-binding cassette domain-containing protein gives rise to the protein MLLRAENVTKRFGGVTAVDGVSFEIPRGKILSLIGPNGAGKTTFFNCVTGLSSPEAGALYFGGAKT
- a CDS encoding branched-chain amino acid ABC transporter permease; the protein is MKPISISSRAWVWFVLGLLFIFPLVNGNNYHRDVMVTAGIFMILALGLNVIVGYAGILNLGYAAFYAVGAYTYALVNIHFHMPFWAGIWVSGAAGALFGMLLAWPALRLGGDYLAIVTLGAGEIVRIALNNVDEVTGGPNGLLGIQHPTLWFPKMNFGVKPLPYYYLVFAIVGILVFMLRRLESSRLGRSWVALREDELAASCMGINPMWAKLSSFGIGGFIAGIAGCIFASKQGTVSPDSFDFILSVMVLAMVVLGGLGNIEGVLIGAFMLSILPELLRGFEIYRMLLFGVAMILIMLFRPQGLLGESRHVEEFRRKKEKAPA
- a CDS encoding branched-chain amino acid ABC transporter permease; translation: MTAADVFLQQVVNGLTIGMIYALIALGYTMVYGIVQLINFAHGEIFMVGAYIGLFICLIFQRAGTGSGNLVFFLPTMMLFVMAGTALLGWIVEKSTYKPLRHAPRLAPLITAIGVSFVLQNAVMLLFGPADKSFPSVIPIHKFDLANVTITNLQVLIAVISISLMAALHFFIQYTTTGKAMRALADDIKAASLMGINVDRVIAMAFCVGSALAGAGGVLFGLYYSTINFHDGYLAGLKAFTAAVLGGIGNIPGAMIGGVLIGVLEGLGAGYLSSEWKNVFAFFILILILLFRPSGLLGARVVKKV